The nucleotide sequence GCAAAAGATGAAGTGCATGTACTGACTAGGCACAACATTCCAACCAGTTAGTTAGGAAAGAGATATAaaataatttatatttgtattgtgtTTCAGGAATAAGGTACAGGTTTAAGCTCAATTTGAGTTGAATGCCAAGAAAGGGTTAAAACTTCAATTTAGCTTCGTATGAAACAAAGCTACTTTCACGCCTGTAGGTTTAGTTTCACATTAATGAAGATTTCATGACACTAAAATAATTACAAGGTGTAAAaatacaaggggggggggggggggggggggggggaagaatccatAGAAAATTGTATTGGGTGACATCGTTTAGATTATGGTGTGCCCCAGAACAGACCCGCATGATTCACTGATCGCAGTGTCGGGAGTGgagggtgcacatgaggctctctgcagtgggATGCAGGGCAAACTCGTGCCGGACACTGTCACCCCTCACCCACTCTGGGGGACTCCCAGAATCTGGCACACCATAATTGAAGATTATTTTGTATTTTTGCCtccatagatagttcaggcagtgtcctattgggcccaccccaccaccctcccttcccctctctccccaccacaccctctttcatttcccttctgttggtacagtgAGGAGGGTATCTGGTCGCTCCagtgcaaagtttagtgcttgtaccatttgttttttgtagaaatgtgctgtgaactgttttaataatcagaataTCCTACCCCCCTTCCCTGGACATTGGTACTGAAGGGAAGGTACCCTGTTTTCTCAACACAAgattagtgtttgtaccatttggccttgtacatttttttttactgttttaatttttaaaaatagccagtccacctaccctgcatatctttgggttacaggggtgagactcacacagtcactgggagaatgtgcaaactccacatggacaatgacccaggatcgaacccgggtcctcggcgctttgatgcaacagtgctaaccactgcaccaccctgcggCCCACGTTTTTTTGATTATATTTCATGAAAATGGGTAGCATTTACTTTGTGGCAGATGCCAATATATGGAGTTATCTTTGCTTTTTAAACACAGTTATAAATTCATTGGCTTTTGACACTGAACAGAAATATTTGACACTTTTGACTTACAACAGAGATTCTTTAAATTGatgcatttaaaaataataatttgtatCATCATGGGCTATGCATATTAATTTGAACTTTAAAATAAATCTTAAGAGCACAAAATTATTTGTCCTATTTACCATAGcatttgtttaaaaacaaaaacaaaaatgtttCTTTCTGCATTAAGAGGCAACAGTCAAAACCCTCTAATACTTTCTTGTGCTACATAGTTAATTCAAATAACATGTTGGATTGAGCTATAAATGATTTCCCCACATAACAAATGACCACTTGGCTGAATTTCCATTTGCAGCACAGCAGGTAAAGGAGACAAAATTGGAGGGGAATGAGAACCTTTAAAAGAACAATGAAAAAGAGATTTATTGAAAGAAACAACTCCCGCTTGCATTTAACATCAAATTACCCTCTTCCATCGTCGGGTCTACCCCAGGATGACTGACTTCCAGTTCTTTTATATTCAGCTCCAGCTGGGTTGAACAATGTCCGAAAGCTAAATGCGGAATACAATTCTTGATCATTAAATCAGAAACAATCGTGCTTTCCTATAATGCTTGAATTAGTAGAACATTTTGTATACTTATGATAATAAATGCAGGTTGAAACTTACAAAAAGGAAATAAACTCCACTATTCCCCAGAAAAACTGAATTATTAATGAGAAACTCCATGGTGCCCGGCTCCTGCTATCCACAACTTCCCCTGAAAAGGAAGAAATACAGTATATGAAGTTTATGCTTTTTATTCAGTACAGAacaatgaatcatagaatgaaCATCTAAATGCTGTTCCTCTAAAGCCTCATAGCGAACGACCAATTCTAATTCTAGAATGTAATGTCACAACAATCTAAGTGAATGGGCATAGCTTTGACCATTTTTCAGCTAGCTATGTCTCAAAGCCCTAATGACCAAAATCACACTTCAAGCTTTTTTTTTCATATCCTTTCAACATTAAGCACTGATGATCTACAGAAGATGCAAGGCTAACATTGACCTAGAACATCTCTCTACATAGACTGATAGAAACAACCTTCCATTAGGATAGGAAAGGCTCAGTACTCCATCCAGGAAGGACCGGTTGACCACAATTTAGGATGTCCCCCTCGAAAAGATTAAATGCTAGGGGAAAATACAGCTCAAACGTCAATCTTACatatatttttaatatttctGTTTCATGATTCATAATGCTTTAGGTCATTAATGAGAAAAATTTGTAAATGTACGTCATCCCCAGCCAGCAGATACATGCAGAGAATATTGGCAACATTTGGAGGCAGGATGCAGACTTGCTCCTGTTCAAGGGTTTGAAAGCAAATTGAGAGAGAAATTAAATACATACAAAAAAAATTAGTGTATTTCAGGTGTTAGCATGACACCAATAATTCATTTTCACGATAGATATACTGGTACCAGTATAGGGAAATTACACTTAAAGAAATATATTGTAACCTTGTAGGAATGTAATGTCTCATGCGTTCACACGGAACTCGGCACCCATGATCCAAGTAAACTATTACAATTCAAGTGAATGTGGTACCTGTGGTTAAACTATCTCCCACTACATTCGGAAATGGGTTATAACGTTTATGTTATGGAGTGATGGGATCACAATGTCACTGACCTAACTTTGTCTCAAAAAAGGTATTTTTAAATGTTTGGTAACTACAGCAATAaacaagcacacagaaacacaaacattTTAATGTTTTACAGTAACAAATTAGAAAATTCCAATTATTTTCTCTTCCTTTGCCCCAAATAAGTTAAATGGAAACGATTCAATTAATAAAgcacaaacagcaacttttaattccaggattCATTGAATCCACGCTTCCATATTTTCAATGTGTAGGGATCATTTAAACTTTTTGAAGATTAGCATAGGTAAATAGCAATCCTATTAATGGCTTATAAAACACAAACCGTACAAATTAACATGGATCAGCCCACTGCACTATTCACACAAGAAAATGACATTCGCAGAAAGCAATTGCCAAAACACTGAAAACCCTAGACCAAGTAATAAACAAAGCTTTGAATTAATCAGTCGCTGAACACTAAATCTTCAGTTCCATCAGAGAAATAAGCATAATGGAGATTTCCCAATCTGTTAAAAAGGTCCAAAGATAAAATAGAAGGTACCCAAATTTACCAAGATTAATATGGGAATTAAATAATTAACATGTTAATGGAGCTTGTTGGAAAGTGAAAATAGAAAACAAAACTGCAAGCATTGATTGTTGACTCCCAAATGTTTACCTAACCAATAATTAGCTTGATTTTttatccattcatgggatgtgggcttcgctggctagaccagcattcatttcccatccccaattgccctcgagaaggtggttgtTAAAGATGAAGAAATTAGCTGGTGAAAAGATTAGCAAGAGATTAAGTAAAACTTCCAACAGAAAAGTGTATTTTTCTAGAGACAGAAACTAAGATGATAGTTGAACATCTCAGCTTGGCTGCATTTGGCACAAGCTTAAGAGATAATTTGGCTTCCAGTCGCTTAAATATCCAGGCTTTGACTGCTGCCAGAATCTGGTAAGAATCACTTGCCTGTTAGGCAGGTGAGTTGGAGACCACTGCTAGTACCACCGCCTGAGTTGCAAATTGTGGATTCAATCTCCATTCCAGGAATTGCACATGACCCAACTGGATGAATTTTAGCAAGGATCTTCTGATTATCCATCGCACACTTGAAGCAATGAAATACGCAGGGAAATTGGTATAACCATTTTTCTTCGGTATCAGCATCTCTTGTGTTGAAGTTACAATATACAATCTTTGTCCATGGCAGTGTTGAAGCGTAGTACCAAGAGAATTGCACACACATGGCCAAAAGggcaaaggggctgtttagcacacagctaaattgctggctttgaaagcagaccaagtaggccagcagcacggttcgattcccgtaacagcctccctgaacaggcggcggaatgtggcgactaggggcttttcacagtaacttcatttagaaggggctggtttagctcactgggctaatcgctggcttttaaagcagaccaagcaggccagcagcacggttcgattcccgtaccagcctccccgtacaggtgccggaatgtggcgactaggggcttttcacagtaacttcattgaagcctactcgtgacaataagcgattttcatttttcaaaaacaCTCATTTAAAttttaaccaccccccccccccccactaaattATAGATGACAAGACATCTTCAAAGGGCCGAAATAAGAAACAAATGAAGCCAGTGAGGcaagtttttgttgtttttttcaaaaaaagtttCCCTGTAGATGAGGGACAGAGGTCATCTGGGTTCCACAAAAAAAACCTGCGTGTCCCTCAGCCCAAGGCTTGATCCTCTCGACTTCCCCCTTTATCACTGACCTGACTGCCAGGTATCGTTCCCACATGTGCCTGGCAGTGGCGCTCCCATCAGGTTTTGGTAGCCTGGATATTTAAAAGATGCCAGGAACCAGCCCCACCCAGACCCCGACTAAAATCGAGGTCACTGCTTCTCAGAACAAATATTATCGGAGATGTATTCGTTTGAT is from Scyliorhinus canicula chromosome 11, sScyCan1.1, whole genome shotgun sequence and encodes:
- the selenok gene encoding selenoprotein K isoform X1, with translation MCVQFSWYYASTLPWTKIVYCNFNTRDADTEEKWLYQFPCVFHCFKCAMDNQKILAKIHPVGSCAIPGMEIESTICNSGGGTSSGLQLTCLTGEVVDSRSRAPWSFSLIIQFFWGIVEFISFFFRTLFNPAGAEYKRTGSQSSWGRPDDGRGPPGAPRRKMGRINHGGGGPAPPPMSGGUGR
- the selenok gene encoding selenoprotein K isoform X4, whose product is MVYVANGEVVDSRSRAPWSFSLIIQFFWGIVEFISFFFRTLFNPAGAEYKRTGSQSSWGRPDDGRGPPGAPRRKMGRINHGGGGPAPPPMSGGUGR
- the selenok gene encoding selenoprotein K isoform X2 — protein: MRKQLFQLTTGEVVDSRSRAPWSFSLIIQFFWGIVEFISFFFRTLFNPAGAEYKRTGSQSSWGRPDDGRGPPGAPRRKMGRINHGGGGPAPPPMSGGUGR
- the selenok gene encoding selenoprotein K isoform X3 → MSLIEGDREVVDSRSRAPWSFSLIIQFFWGIVEFISFFFRTLFNPAGAEYKRTGSQSSWGRPDDGRGPPGAPRRKMGRINHGGGGPAPPPMSGGUGR